A stretch of the Candidatus Omnitrophota bacterium genome encodes the following:
- a CDS encoding RnfA-Nqr electron transport subunit, with protein MEYLGTIVMIAVSTALINNFVLHYFVGICPFIGVSRRVDMAFGMGCAVTFVMTVAAALSWAFTFFLLQPGAPVTAWVWHAINPGAAETVDLSVLNYIVYIFVIASSVQLVEMYVRKFFPKLYRSFGVFLPLITTNCAILFACLEIMKHISGVTEGVHAWGLDKALIFALFGGLGFTLAIVIMAGIREELDYCDVPVSLKGPGITLIIAGILALAFMGFAGVDAGLRKGLSPKPEAVSQVVKETAWPRG; from the coding sequence ATGGAATATTTGGGCACCATCGTGATGATTGCGGTAAGCACCGCGCTCATCAACAATTTTGTGCTGCATTATTTTGTCGGCATCTGTCCCTTTATCGGCGTATCGAGGCGGGTCGATATGGCCTTTGGGATGGGCTGCGCAGTGACTTTTGTTATGACCGTGGCCGCGGCCTTGAGTTGGGCCTTTACTTTCTTTCTTCTTCAGCCGGGCGCGCCGGTGACTGCCTGGGTGTGGCACGCAATCAATCCCGGGGCGGCGGAGACCGTGGATTTGAGCGTGCTCAATTATATTGTGTACATTTTTGTGATTGCCTCCTCGGTGCAACTGGTGGAGATGTACGTGCGCAAGTTTTTCCCCAAGCTTTACCGCTCTTTTGGGGTTTTCCTGCCGCTGATCACCACCAACTGCGCCATCCTGTTCGCCTGCCTCGAGATCATGAAGCACATTTCAGGAGTGACAGAGGGAGTCCACGCTTGGGGCCTGGACAAGGCCCTTATTTTTGCGCTTTTCGGAGGGCTTGGATTCACGTTAGCCATTGTGATCATGGCCGGGATTCGTGAGGAACTCGACTACTGCGATGTGCCGGTGTCGCTCAAAGGCCCGGGCATTACCTTGATTATTGCCGGGATTCTGGCTTTAGCCTTCATGGGATTTGCGGGAGTGGACGCGGGCCTCAGGAAAGGCCTGTCCCCGAAGCCTGAGGCAGTATCTCAAGTGGTAAAGGAGACCGCATGGCCACGTGGATAA
- a CDS encoding FMN-binding protein — protein sequence MKKLNTGLGYLKQAWLVLVLALVFGMALANVQAALGPRIEQNKLDEALEQVPLLVRGAIAGVPVGLGDSRVYGALGAEGELLGWVVMGNGQGFAGRIELLIGLDRSLDTVTGVYVLDQRETPGLGNHITDEKWRLQFLGKKTHLPLEVIKEGVPAAHQIVAVTGATISSKSVAQAVNKAVNLVRSRKDVLQQETRRLEQMQPASKPRAGE from the coding sequence ATGAAAAAATTGAATACCGGCCTGGGTTACCTGAAGCAGGCGTGGCTGGTCTTGGTACTGGCCTTGGTCTTTGGCATGGCTCTGGCCAATGTGCAGGCGGCCCTGGGACCCCGGATTGAACAAAACAAGCTGGACGAGGCCCTTGAGCAAGTGCCTTTGCTGGTGCGTGGTGCGATTGCCGGGGTGCCGGTTGGACTCGGGGACAGCCGCGTCTACGGGGCCTTGGGAGCGGAGGGGGAGCTCCTTGGCTGGGTTGTGATGGGAAACGGGCAGGGATTTGCCGGCCGCATCGAACTGCTGATCGGCCTGGACAGGAGCTTGGATACGGTTACCGGGGTTTACGTGCTGGACCAGCGCGAAACACCGGGATTGGGAAACCACATCACGGACGAAAAGTGGCGCCTTCAGTTCTTGGGTAAGAAGACACATCTGCCTCTGGAAGTGATCAAGGAAGGGGTGCCGGCTGCTCACCAGATCGTGGCGGTTACAGGGGCGACCATTAGCTCAAAGAGTGTGGCCCAGGCCGTGAACAAGGCAGTGAATCTTGTGAGGAGCCGGAAGGATGTTTTGCAGCAAGAGACCCGGCGCCTCGAGCAGATGCAGCCTGCATCAAAACCAAGAGCAGGGGAATAG
- a CDS encoding FAD:protein FMN transferase gives MNYPIAKTNTRRLLGPILLAALCVITVISFFKTGPSQNLIPYTQDLADVMSTECRLVAIMPASTTRAQVDIVLGRAEARLRETEVRMSSYIDYSELARWNASGPGQYPLSSSTLQVLNAAQHYYRLTGGCFDVTCRPLIQLWRQADRENSLPSPGRLQEARVQSGWSAISLTEDAAIKLLSTVQLDLGGIAKGYGIDRAVEELESAGCRGGMVDVGGDLRCFGQGPDGGAWQIGIRHPAEPGKVLARLSIQEGAVCTSGDYARFFEIQGRRYSHIIDPRTGMPAHNAVSVTVLAPTALAADAWATALSVAGIPGLDALPRNMGIEAMVVSGEGGEPEIRMTKGFKARLIKGPKL, from the coding sequence ATGAACTACCCAATCGCGAAAACAAACACCCGGAGGCTTCTCGGCCCCATCCTTTTGGCCGCCCTGTGCGTTATAACAGTCATTTCTTTCTTTAAGACCGGACCCTCGCAAAATCTAATCCCCTACACGCAAGACCTGGCTGATGTGATGAGTACCGAATGCCGCTTGGTGGCAATCATGCCGGCCTCCACCACCCGGGCACAGGTCGATATCGTGCTGGGACGCGCCGAGGCCCGGCTCAGGGAAACCGAAGTCAGGATGAGCAGCTACATCGACTACTCGGAACTCGCCCGCTGGAATGCCTCAGGACCCGGCCAATATCCCCTTTCCTCTTCAACTCTGCAGGTACTGAATGCCGCTCAGCACTATTACCGGTTGACCGGCGGTTGCTTTGATGTGACCTGCAGACCTCTCATTCAATTGTGGAGACAAGCGGATCGCGAAAACTCCCTGCCCTCCCCCGGCCGGTTGCAAGAAGCGCGGGTTCAATCCGGGTGGAGCGCGATAAGCTTAACCGAAGACGCCGCAATCAAGCTCCTTTCCACCGTTCAGTTGGATCTGGGCGGTATTGCCAAAGGCTACGGAATCGACCGCGCCGTTGAGGAATTGGAATCCGCCGGATGCCGGGGAGGCATGGTCGATGTGGGCGGCGATCTACGGTGTTTCGGCCAGGGCCCCGATGGAGGTGCCTGGCAAATCGGGATCCGGCATCCTGCCGAACCCGGCAAGGTCCTTGCCCGCCTGTCCATCCAAGAAGGAGCCGTGTGCACCAGCGGGGACTACGCCCGATTTTTCGAGATTCAGGGCCGGCGTTACAGCCACATCATTGATCCGCGCACCGGCATGCCGGCACACAACGCAGTTTCGGTCACTGTGCTGGCCCCGACTGCCCTTGCTGCCGATGCCTGGGCCACGGCTCTGAGCGTGGCCGGAATCCCCGGACTGGATGCACTGCCTCGGAATATGGGTATTGAAGCCATGGTCGTCAGCGGCGAAGGGGGTGAACCTGAGATCCGCATGACAAAGGGATTCAAGGCCCGGCTGATCAAGGGCCCAAAACTTTAG
- a CDS encoding ABC transporter ATP-binding protein: MSAILSVSNLTKVYAGGFHALKGVDLEIRKGEIFALLGPNGAGKTTLINTICGIVKPTGGEIRVAGFDVIKDFRETRSLIGMVPQELTNEMFETVWNTVNFSRGVFGKPANKALVEEILKQLSLWDKKDSKTMTLSGGMKRRVMIAKALSHEPQLLFLDEPTAGVDVNLRKDMWEQVRNLQKTGVTIILTTHYIDEAEEMADRIGVINHGQIIVTDNKIDLMKKLGRKQLILDLRDPIAGLPAQLSRWTLASNAEGTRLTYTYDSNKDDNGISELLAGLGAAGIYYKDIHTDQSSLEDIFIELVKPS, translated from the coding sequence ATGAGCGCGATACTTTCTGTTTCCAATCTTACCAAAGTCTATGCCGGGGGATTTCATGCGCTGAAGGGTGTCGACTTAGAAATCCGCAAAGGGGAGATCTTTGCCCTGCTCGGGCCCAACGGCGCCGGGAAAACCACGCTGATCAACACTATTTGCGGCATTGTGAAACCTACCGGAGGGGAAATCCGGGTGGCCGGGTTTGATGTCATCAAAGATTTCCGTGAGACTCGCTCCTTGATCGGAATGGTCCCCCAGGAGCTGACTAACGAGATGTTTGAAACCGTTTGGAATACGGTTAACTTTAGCCGGGGGGTTTTCGGTAAGCCAGCCAACAAAGCTCTGGTGGAAGAAATTCTCAAACAGTTGAGTTTGTGGGATAAGAAGGACAGCAAGACAATGACCCTGTCCGGCGGCATGAAGCGGCGCGTGATGATTGCCAAGGCCTTGTCGCATGAACCTCAGTTGTTGTTTCTGGACGAGCCTACTGCAGGGGTCGATGTAAATCTGAGGAAGGATATGTGGGAGCAAGTGCGAAATCTTCAGAAAACCGGGGTCACGATCATATTGACAACCCACTACATTGATGAAGCCGAGGAGATGGCCGACCGGATCGGAGTAATCAATCACGGCCAAATCATTGTCACGGATAATAAAATCGACCTGATGAAAAAGCTGGGGCGGAAACAACTGATTCTGGATTTGAGAGATCCGATCGCCGGGCTGCCTGCCCAATTATCGCGTTGGACTCTTGCGTCGAACGCCGAAGGAACGCGCCTGACTTACACCTATGATTCCAACAAGGACGATAACGGAATCTCGGAGCTTTTGGCCGGTTTGGGAGCCGCAGGCATCTATTACAAAGACATTCATACGGACCAGAGCTCTCTGGAAGATATCTTTATCGAATTGGTGAAGCCCTCATGA
- a CDS encoding RnfABCDGE type electron transport complex subunit B, protein MATWITVGLAGAILLLLAVAMAYVLGWANQALAVQVDAKVIAVESALPGANCGACGYVGCREYAQAVPKGESITKCTVGGMGCVADLAKIMGVEVEQTWPYRPVVHCGATSDQRLQKTEYLGEPTCASANLVAGVQGCTYGCLGLSDCVVVCDYDAIHIIDGLAVVDYGKCTGCAACAKACPRNIISMVPFKSERIFAVKCSNQDFGKEVKAVCEVGCIGCKGCAKTCDLFEMAGNLPKINYEAYDPDQVDFGPVLEKCPMNSLVWVGKPSEKDLAAVKDQEVPDEIKADFKTSVDDAEWRG, encoded by the coding sequence ATGGCCACGTGGATAACGGTGGGCCTGGCCGGGGCGATTCTGTTGTTGTTGGCGGTTGCCATGGCCTATGTGCTGGGCTGGGCGAACCAGGCGCTTGCCGTGCAGGTTGATGCCAAAGTCATTGCTGTTGAATCGGCTCTTCCGGGGGCAAACTGCGGCGCCTGCGGTTATGTGGGATGCCGTGAATACGCCCAAGCCGTGCCCAAGGGAGAATCGATCACCAAATGCACGGTGGGCGGAATGGGCTGCGTCGCCGACCTGGCTAAAATCATGGGGGTGGAGGTCGAACAGACTTGGCCTTACCGGCCGGTTGTGCACTGCGGGGCGACCTCAGATCAGCGCTTGCAGAAGACCGAATACCTGGGCGAGCCCACTTGTGCTTCCGCCAATTTGGTGGCGGGGGTGCAAGGTTGCACCTACGGCTGCTTAGGCCTCAGCGACTGCGTGGTGGTCTGTGACTACGATGCGATCCATATTATCGATGGCCTGGCCGTGGTGGATTACGGCAAATGCACGGGGTGCGCCGCCTGTGCCAAGGCGTGCCCGCGGAATATTATCAGCATGGTGCCCTTTAAGTCCGAACGAATCTTTGCAGTCAAATGCTCCAATCAGGATTTTGGAAAGGAAGTCAAAGCGGTTTGCGAAGTGGGCTGTATCGGTTGCAAGGGTTGCGCCAAGACCTGCGATCTGTTCGAAATGGCGGGGAATCTTCCCAAGATCAACTATGAAGCCTACGATCCGGATCAGGTGGATTTCGGACCTGTGCTGGAAAAGTGCCCGATGAACAGCTTGGTGTGGGTGGGCAAGCCCAGCGAAAAGGATTTGGCCGCGGTTAAGGACCAGGAAGTCCCTGACGAGATCAAGGCGGATTTCAAAACCAGCGTCGACGACGCTGAATGGCGGGGTTAG
- a CDS encoding ABC transporter permease, with the protein MNFYAINAIYRFEMARWLRTIAQSIASPVISTTLYFVVFGSALGSRIHEIDGVSYGSFIVPGLIMLAVLTESLANASFGIYFPRFTGNIYEILSAPLDYAEILIGYVGAASSKSIVLGLLILATAAFFVPLQIVHPWVMLFFLLLTSLTFSLFGFIIGIWADGFEKLQIIPRLIITPLAFLGGSFYTIEMLPPFWQKVSMFNPVVYLISGFRWSFYETADVSLGLSLLMIGGFLAASIVLVRWIFATGYRLKN; encoded by the coding sequence ATGAATTTTTACGCAATTAACGCGATCTATCGATTTGAAATGGCCCGCTGGCTGCGCACGATCGCCCAGAGTATTGCTTCGCCGGTAATTTCTACCACCCTCTATTTTGTCGTGTTCGGCTCGGCTCTCGGTTCCCGCATCCATGAAATCGACGGGGTGAGTTACGGGTCTTTTATTGTGCCCGGGCTGATAATGCTGGCGGTGCTTACGGAAAGCCTTGCCAATGCTTCCTTCGGCATCTATTTCCCGAGGTTTACCGGAAATATCTATGAGATTCTTTCCGCGCCGCTGGATTATGCCGAGATTTTGATCGGGTACGTGGGGGCCGCGTCGAGCAAATCCATTGTTCTGGGCTTGCTGATCTTGGCTACAGCCGCTTTCTTTGTGCCGCTGCAGATTGTACATCCTTGGGTGATGCTCTTCTTTCTGCTGCTGACTTCACTGACCTTCAGCCTGTTTGGTTTTATCATCGGGATCTGGGCGGACGGATTTGAAAAACTGCAGATTATCCCGCGTCTGATTATTACTCCCTTGGCGTTTTTGGGGGGCAGCTTCTATACCATCGAGATGCTTCCGCCCTTTTGGCAGAAGGTTTCCATGTTTAATCCCGTGGTCTATCTGATCAGCGGATTCCGCTGGAGTTTTTATGAAACCGCAGATGTCAGCCTGGGGCTGAGCCTGCTGATGATCGGCGGTTTTCTGGCCGCCTCTATTGTTTTGGTGAGGTGGATTTTTGCAACGGGGTACAGGCTGAAAAATTAG
- a CDS encoding response regulator yields MARARVLVCDDEEGVRRSVALVLEDEYDVVMAEDGEAVLNYLKQKQPDLLILDLKLPRMSGIETLRKIRQTDKKLPILVLTAYHSMEIAQEAIRLGAYDYIPKPFEQDHLLKAVNAGVEKSYTAQHLGVR; encoded by the coding sequence ATGGCAAGGGCACGCGTCTTGGTTTGCGATGACGAAGAAGGAGTCCGGCGCTCTGTGGCTCTGGTTTTGGAGGACGAGTATGACGTGGTAATGGCCGAAGACGGCGAAGCTGTGTTGAACTATCTCAAGCAGAAGCAGCCTGATTTGCTCATTCTGGATCTAAAACTGCCCCGGATGAGCGGTATTGAGACGCTTCGCAAGATCCGTCAAACAGACAAGAAGCTGCCCATTCTTGTGCTGACCGCCTACCACAGCATGGAGATCGCACAAGAGGCAATCCGCTTAGGCGCCTACGATTACATACCCAAGCCCTTTGAGCAAGATCACTTGCTCAAAGCAGTCAATGCCGGGGTGGAGAAGTCCTATACCGCCCAACACCTAGGAGTTCGCTAA
- a CDS encoding ATP-binding cassette domain-containing protein, with protein sequence MISARSISLQFGQRTLFEKVDIDFSAGRCYGLIGANGSGKSTFLKILAGQLEPTRGHIMVPPNERISLLKQDHFAYDEFSVLTVVIMGHQRLYEIMQEKDAIYAKSEHSNEDGMRIADLETEFADLDGWNAEPEAAKLLADLGVDQNLHQLQMKQLEGGQKVRVMLAQALFGNPDILLLDEPTNQLDMETALTLEEFLLEFKNTAIVVSHDRHFLNRVCTHIADIDFGKIQLFTGNYDFWRESSELALKQKRDANKKDAAKRKELQEFIARFSANASKSKQATSRKKLLDSLTLEDIKPSSRKYPWIDFTQDREAGNHLLTVEGLSYEAEGQTMFADFNLMLNRGDKIALLGANDLLKTSLLRILMGELEPTAGEYRWGISTTQAYYPKDNTTYFNSDQNLVEWLRQYSKDPHETYIRGFLGRVLFSGEESQKSVNVLSGGEKVRCMLAKMMLSGANVLLLDEPTNHLDLESITALNQGLIKYKGSLIFASHDHEFVQTVANRIIEFLPNGTYIDQPDLTLDEYLADPKLKALRHQGSTR encoded by the coding sequence GTGATTTCAGCAAGAAGCATTTCCCTGCAATTTGGCCAGCGAACTCTGTTCGAGAAGGTGGATATCGACTTCTCCGCCGGCCGCTGTTACGGACTGATCGGCGCCAACGGTTCGGGAAAATCCACCTTCCTCAAGATACTTGCCGGCCAGTTGGAGCCCACTCGCGGGCATATCATGGTCCCGCCCAATGAGCGCATATCCCTGCTCAAGCAGGACCACTTTGCCTACGATGAGTTTTCCGTTCTTACGGTAGTTATCATGGGCCATCAGCGCCTGTACGAAATCATGCAGGAAAAGGACGCAATCTACGCGAAGAGTGAGCACAGCAACGAAGACGGAATGCGCATCGCAGATCTGGAAACCGAGTTCGCCGATTTGGACGGTTGGAATGCCGAGCCCGAAGCGGCCAAGCTGCTGGCGGATTTGGGGGTAGACCAGAATTTGCACCAGCTTCAGATGAAACAGCTGGAAGGCGGACAGAAAGTCCGGGTCATGCTGGCACAGGCCCTGTTCGGCAACCCCGATATCTTGCTTCTGGACGAGCCTACCAACCAGCTCGACATGGAAACCGCCCTGACCTTGGAAGAGTTCTTGCTTGAATTCAAGAACACCGCCATCGTTGTCTCCCACGACCGTCACTTTCTCAACAGGGTGTGCACCCATATCGCGGACATCGATTTCGGAAAGATCCAGCTTTTCACCGGAAACTACGATTTCTGGCGGGAGTCCAGCGAACTCGCTCTCAAGCAAAAACGGGACGCCAACAAAAAGGACGCGGCTAAACGCAAGGAGCTTCAAGAATTTATCGCCCGGTTTAGCGCCAACGCTTCCAAGTCGAAGCAAGCGACTTCCAGAAAAAAGCTCCTGGATTCCCTGACACTGGAAGATATCAAGCCTTCCAGCCGAAAATATCCTTGGATCGACTTCACCCAGGACCGGGAAGCCGGGAACCATCTTCTCACCGTCGAAGGACTCAGTTATGAAGCTGAAGGCCAAACCATGTTTGCGGACTTCAATTTGATGCTCAACCGGGGAGACAAGATTGCTCTCCTGGGCGCCAACGACCTCCTGAAGACTTCTTTGCTGCGCATTTTGATGGGTGAGTTGGAACCCACTGCCGGGGAGTACCGCTGGGGCATCTCAACCACACAGGCTTACTATCCTAAAGACAACACCACTTACTTTAATTCGGATCAGAATCTGGTGGAATGGCTGCGGCAATACTCTAAAGATCCCCACGAAACCTACATCCGGGGCTTTCTCGGGAGAGTGCTGTTCTCCGGGGAGGAATCCCAAAAGTCCGTCAACGTGCTTTCAGGCGGTGAAAAAGTCCGGTGCATGTTGGCCAAGATGATGCTGAGCGGAGCCAATGTCTTATTACTCGATGAACCCACCAACCATTTGGACCTGGAATCCATCACCGCGCTCAACCAGGGACTGATCAAGTATAAGGGAAGCCTCATTTTCGCTTCCCATGACCACGAATTTGTTCAAACCGTGGCAAACCGGATCATCGAGTTTCTGCCAAACGGCACCTATATCGATCAACCTGATCTCACCCTGGACGAGTACCTGGCCGACCCCAAACTCAAAGCACTCCGCCATCAAGGCTCCACCCGCTAA
- the typA gene encoding translational GTPase TypA yields MPNQKRRKDVRNVAIIAHVDHGKTTLVDALLKQTGAHKFLEGESTIMDSNDLERERGITIFSKNASLQYKDTLLNIVDTPGHADFGSEVERILRMVDGVLLLVDAFEGPMPQTKFVLKKSLELHLKPILVVNKVDRPNARPEAVQDMTFDLFCELNATDEQMDFAIVYASGKEGWAKIELDDENTDMQPLLDTILHRVLPPVADPDLTFRMLVTMLDYNSYVGRIAIGRVSEGKVTVGDPLVVLKHDGSQAKGKVTRIMKYRGLVRYETDTAEAGDIICLAGVEDISVGETLASPANPSALPTIKIDEPTISMNFSHNTSPLAGKDGGRFLTSRHVRERLQHEAMMNVGIRIDEVDGGERFKVSGRGELHLSILIETMRREGYELEVSRPRVILKEAAGVLLEPVEELVIDVDEEYQGAVIEKLGNRRAELRKLEQSAVGTVRLEFLITSRALIGFRSEFLMMTRGSGIMYQNFHEYQEFKGEIPGRGVGVQVSQTNGNAVAFALNGLQERGEIFVHPGDRLYEGMIVGACNKGNDMVVNATKEKNLTNMRAAGSDDAIRLTPPREMTLEFALEFIDDGELVEVTPKNIRLRKQHLTEVGRRRAAKKAARAC; encoded by the coding sequence ATGCCAAATCAAAAACGAAGAAAAGATGTCCGGAATGTGGCGATCATTGCCCATGTCGATCATGGAAAAACGACGCTTGTGGACGCATTGCTAAAGCAGACCGGAGCCCATAAATTTTTGGAGGGCGAAAGCACGATCATGGACTCCAATGACTTGGAAAGAGAACGGGGCATCACGATCTTCTCCAAGAATGCCTCGCTCCAGTATAAGGACACGCTGCTCAACATCGTGGATACCCCCGGCCACGCGGATTTTGGCAGTGAGGTGGAGCGGATACTCCGGATGGTGGACGGAGTGTTGCTGTTGGTGGATGCCTTTGAAGGCCCCATGCCCCAAACCAAGTTTGTTCTAAAGAAATCATTGGAGCTGCATCTGAAACCGATTTTGGTCGTCAATAAAGTGGACCGGCCCAATGCCCGCCCTGAGGCAGTCCAAGACATGACGTTTGACTTGTTTTGTGAACTCAATGCTACGGACGAGCAGATGGATTTTGCCATTGTGTACGCCTCGGGAAAGGAAGGATGGGCCAAGATTGAGTTGGATGACGAAAACACCGATATGCAACCGCTGCTGGATACCATTCTGCACCGGGTATTGCCTCCGGTAGCTGACCCGGACTTGACCTTCAGGATGCTTGTGACCATGTTGGACTACAACTCTTACGTGGGACGTATTGCTATAGGCCGGGTTTCTGAAGGCAAGGTGACGGTGGGGGATCCGTTAGTGGTGCTTAAACATGATGGTTCTCAGGCCAAGGGTAAAGTGACGCGGATTATGAAATACCGGGGCCTGGTGAGATACGAAACGGACACGGCGGAAGCGGGAGATATTATTTGCCTGGCCGGGGTGGAGGATATCAGTGTGGGGGAAACGCTGGCCTCCCCGGCAAATCCAAGCGCCCTGCCTACCATCAAGATCGACGAGCCGACCATTTCCATGAACTTTTCCCACAATACCAGTCCTTTGGCTGGCAAAGACGGCGGGCGTTTTCTGACTTCGCGTCATGTCCGGGAACGTCTTCAGCATGAGGCTATGATGAATGTGGGGATCCGGATTGACGAGGTGGACGGGGGAGAGCGCTTTAAGGTTTCGGGCAGGGGCGAGTTGCATTTGTCCATCCTAATCGAAACCATGCGGCGTGAAGGTTACGAACTGGAAGTCTCGAGGCCGAGGGTCATCCTCAAGGAAGCTGCCGGAGTGCTTTTGGAGCCTGTGGAAGAGCTGGTCATTGACGTGGACGAAGAATACCAGGGGGCTGTGATCGAGAAGCTGGGCAATCGCAGGGCGGAATTGAGGAAGCTTGAGCAGAGCGCCGTGGGAACGGTGCGATTGGAATTTCTGATTACTTCACGGGCCTTGATTGGATTCCGGAGTGAATTTCTCATGATGACCCGCGGTTCAGGGATTATGTATCAAAATTTTCATGAATACCAAGAATTCAAAGGAGAAATTCCCGGCCGGGGTGTGGGGGTGCAGGTTTCACAAACGAACGGGAATGCGGTTGCTTTTGCGCTCAACGGCCTGCAGGAACGCGGTGAGATTTTTGTCCACCCGGGGGACCGGCTTTACGAAGGAATGATCGTCGGTGCCTGTAATAAGGGGAATGATATGGTGGTCAACGCGACCAAAGAGAAAAATTTGACCAATATGCGGGCGGCCGGTTCCGATGACGCGATCCGTCTAACCCCTCCGCGGGAGATGACTTTGGAGTTCGCCCTTGAGTTCATCGACGACGGGGAACTGGTGGAAGTCACCCCGAAGAATATCCGCTTGAGAAAGCAGCACCTCACCGAAGTCGGGCGCAGGCGGGCAGCCAAGAAAGCGGCCCGGGCTTGCTAG
- a CDS encoding electron transport complex subunit RsxE encodes MAKEMPTALERFLNGILPENPVYRQLLGLCPTLAVTSGVASAMTMAGATAFVLICSNVMTSLIRGFLKPHLRILIYTLTIATFVTIADRFLAAYMWSMSKQLGPYVPLIIVNCVIVCRCEVCSSKQPVFVAASDALGQSLGFGLALLSIASVREVLATGAWAGLRVLPDTWPNCGAMGLPPGAFITMGLLLGLVNWVSARRKTLKSSAGSAK; translated from the coding sequence ATGGCCAAAGAAATGCCCACGGCTTTGGAACGCTTCCTCAACGGGATTCTGCCGGAAAATCCGGTTTACCGCCAGCTCTTGGGTCTGTGCCCGACCTTGGCCGTGACCAGCGGGGTTGCCAGCGCTATGACCATGGCAGGCGCAACTGCCTTTGTGTTGATTTGCTCCAATGTGATGACCAGCTTGATCCGGGGTTTTCTCAAACCGCATCTGCGTATCCTAATCTATACCCTGACGATTGCGACCTTTGTCACCATTGCCGACCGCTTTTTGGCCGCGTATATGTGGTCTATGAGCAAGCAGCTCGGGCCCTATGTGCCTTTAATTATCGTTAACTGCGTCATTGTTTGCCGCTGCGAAGTGTGCAGCAGCAAACAGCCGGTGTTTGTGGCCGCCTCGGATGCGCTTGGCCAGAGCCTGGGCTTTGGCCTGGCGCTGCTGAGTATTGCGTCGGTGCGCGAGGTCCTCGCAACCGGGGCCTGGGCCGGTCTGAGGGTTCTTCCCGACACCTGGCCCAACTGCGGGGCCATGGGATTACCGCCCGGCGCTTTTATCACCATGGGTTTATTGCTGGGATTAGTGAATTGGGTGTCCGCGCGCCGAAAGACCCTTAAAAGCAGCGCGGGAAGCGCCAAGTAA